A genomic region of Fodinisporobacter ferrooxydans contains the following coding sequences:
- a CDS encoding HD-GYP domain-containing protein, whose translation MTVFSNWAANAIHLEWMISAVLACLFLLLLILVIQYLHGRTYKLQLQQTLFLLKQFQPAAGIENYLQTLLEESRKIIETPVSAFYMFDDKNDHFVLKAVRNQTSAQGQVGPSYSGLIPYAKEVYQPPLRLPKDALTKQLSFIKDGEVPLVSIPIKGGAGLVRLGPISKLSRSKRLKLEYLYTTTSELLSVLVETENLKTQTEIVSTSGNALHFISTMALNTQALILKTFSMTRSTLNLAGGFILSKQENRLSIMETTRLPVELERKLRKNPQFLVKLWNTAQHVEPIQIHRNHPQYGEMALELMANETSTWLLVKMYAKEVQVLFAFLNQERNPGDLDDHQKITAIRSMAYGIPFMIKNQIQLQSNTQFYISLMKRLMQTIDNLNPYTVGYSDMMSRFSIVIAQELGIPAKEIETIALAAYLSNIGVIGLSEELYLKDGTYNEEEYEIMKLHAEVGANVVEMMTGDTTVANLIRYHHERMDGNGYPFGISGEQIPIGSRIIAVVQTFLAKINGRRYRAPLSFERSLALLQAAAGTQLDPKVVDAFIHWFQSKGSHPHAANRSLGPCWEMCCVPSAICSTCPAFQQTTKNCWEFPNNNCEAHGKSCETCFVKSEVASRYATPIEKAN comes from the coding sequence ATGACTGTTTTTTCAAATTGGGCCGCAAACGCAATACATCTGGAGTGGATGATTTCTGCCGTTCTCGCGTGTCTTTTCCTTCTTCTTCTCATTCTCGTAATACAATATTTGCATGGCAGAACCTACAAATTGCAGTTGCAACAAACGCTATTTCTGCTGAAGCAATTTCAACCGGCTGCCGGAATCGAAAATTATTTGCAAACTCTTCTTGAAGAAAGCAGGAAAATTATTGAAACACCCGTTTCGGCTTTTTACATGTTTGATGACAAAAATGATCACTTTGTTCTAAAAGCGGTTCGCAATCAAACAAGTGCACAAGGACAGGTCGGGCCTTCATACAGCGGTTTGATACCCTATGCGAAAGAAGTGTATCAACCACCTTTACGATTGCCGAAAGATGCGCTAACCAAACAACTTTCATTTATTAAAGACGGCGAAGTGCCATTAGTATCCATACCCATAAAAGGAGGAGCAGGTCTGGTACGCTTGGGGCCCATTTCCAAACTTTCCCGTTCCAAGCGATTGAAGCTTGAGTATTTATATACCACTACTTCCGAATTGCTTTCCGTTCTGGTAGAAACAGAGAATTTAAAAACTCAAACCGAGATTGTGTCAACATCCGGAAACGCACTGCATTTCATTTCAACAATGGCTCTCAATACACAAGCATTGATTTTGAAAACATTCAGCATGACGAGGAGCACATTGAATCTGGCTGGCGGATTCATCCTGTCAAAACAAGAAAATCGCCTGTCGATCATGGAAACAACAAGACTTCCGGTTGAATTGGAGCGGAAACTGAGAAAAAATCCGCAATTTTTGGTGAAACTTTGGAATACGGCCCAACACGTGGAACCGATTCAAATTCACCGGAATCATCCCCAATATGGGGAAATGGCACTGGAGCTAATGGCGAATGAGACAAGCACATGGTTGCTTGTGAAGATGTATGCAAAAGAAGTGCAAGTGCTGTTTGCCTTTTTGAATCAAGAACGGAACCCAGGGGATTTGGATGATCATCAGAAAATCACAGCGATACGGTCAATGGCATATGGCATTCCTTTTATGATAAAAAATCAAATCCAATTGCAATCGAATACACAGTTTTATATTTCATTAATGAAACGATTGATGCAAACGATTGATAATCTGAATCCTTATACAGTTGGCTATTCGGACATGATGAGCCGCTTCTCCATCGTGATTGCGCAAGAATTGGGAATCCCTGCAAAGGAGATTGAAACGATTGCATTAGCGGCGTATCTAAGCAATATCGGTGTGATTGGATTATCGGAAGAACTGTATTTAAAAGACGGAACCTATAATGAAGAAGAGTATGAAATCATGAAACTGCACGCAGAAGTCGGGGCGAATGTGGTCGAGATGATGACAGGAGATACAACGGTTGCGAATCTGATCCGCTATCATCACGAGCGGATGGATGGCAACGGGTATCCATTCGGGATATCCGGTGAACAGATTCCGATCGGTTCCCGAATCATTGCAGTTGTCCAAACGTTTTTGGCGAAAATTAACGGGAGGAGATATAGAGCTCCGTTATCCTTTGAACGGTCTTTGGCTCTTTTGCAAGCAGCTGCGGGAACCCAACTGGATCCGAAAGTAGTCGATGCTTTCATTCATTGGTTCCAAAGCAAAGGATCCCATCCCCACGCGGCAAACCGTTCACTTGGCCCCTGTTGGGAGATGTGCTGTGTTCCATCCGCCATCTGTTCGACATGTCCTGCGTTTCAACAAACGACAAAAAATTGTTGGGAATTCCCGAATAACAATTGTGAAGCACATGGCAAATCCTGTGAAACCTGTTTTGTCAAAAGTGAAGTTGCCTCACGCTATGCAACACCGATAGAAAAAGCGAATTAA
- a CDS encoding endo alpha-1,4 polygalactosaminidase produces the protein MYRNIFHHLLPKKNKGPLGNVNSFIIYYHAIEQTILTKLTAYDLIILEPRQISKTQVHELRQAKPEQPFLFGYVSIMQTPHWNEMRRNSVKKNDYFLEHGAPRFFPQWGSYLMDLRSENYRKILIEEIHQQIASKHLSGIFLDTVDDIDHSVMEHNVRQEMGLAYKEFLTEMIRTFPNLLLIQNRGFDQLDEVGSFLHGILWEDWNGKQIADEWVIYQLTRMKNLQKQGIQIFCVSEENRPIHKKTARSLGFIHLVASSGYNTLD, from the coding sequence GTGTATCGAAACATTTTCCATCATCTCTTACCGAAAAAAAACAAGGGGCCTCTTGGAAATGTAAACAGTTTCATCATCTATTATCATGCTATTGAGCAGACCATTCTCACCAAATTGACCGCATATGATTTAATCATCCTTGAACCCCGGCAGATCAGCAAAACACAAGTTCATGAGCTGCGGCAGGCCAAACCGGAGCAGCCGTTCCTGTTTGGTTATGTATCCATCATGCAAACACCCCATTGGAATGAAATGCGCAGAAATTCCGTGAAAAAAAATGACTATTTTTTAGAGCATGGAGCTCCTCGTTTTTTCCCACAATGGGGATCTTATTTGATGGATTTGCGCAGTGAAAACTATCGCAAAATTTTAATAGAAGAGATTCACCAGCAAATCGCCAGTAAACATCTGAGCGGTATTTTTCTCGACACGGTTGATGATATCGATCACTCCGTCATGGAACACAATGTGCGCCAAGAAATGGGGCTTGCTTATAAAGAATTCTTAACCGAAATGATCCGAACATTCCCCAATCTGCTGCTGATCCAAAACCGGGGATTTGATCAACTCGATGAAGTAGGATCGTTTTTGCATGGGATTTTATGGGAAGATTGGAACGGAAAACAGATCGCGGATGAATGGGTGATATATCAATTGACTCGCATGAAGAATCTACAAAAACAGGGCATACAGATTTTTTGCGTTTCTGAAGAAAACCGGCCGATTCATAAAAAGACCGCTCGAAGCTTGGGATTTATTCATCTTGTTGCTTCAAGCGGCTACAATACTCTGGATTAA
- a CDS encoding ABC transporter permease — protein sequence MNLRGHLGRMILALLIALGLAFLFMPLLSVFVSMSPGQLLIDLNTAASYQALQLSMETTVVTLFLTVLLGTPIAYWLSKSQFRGRNLLRVAVQMPIVSPPAVAGVGLLLVFGRMGLLGHTLTILGLSLSFNTAAVVLAQVFISIPFYISAGMQAFEAINDQLVAVSRTLGVSKWNTFCRVTLPIASPGLLSGVALSWGRALGEFGATMMFAGNLPGKTQTLPLAIYTAMQSNMNAAIAMSALLLIVSFVLLLSVFLIGRTQQSNRIMRKEVRQNDAVLQIKKTVA from the coding sequence ATGAATTTGCGGGGGCACTTGGGACGCATGATCCTGGCGCTTCTTATCGCGCTTGGTTTGGCTTTTTTGTTTATGCCGCTGCTATCTGTCTTTGTTTCTATGTCGCCTGGGCAGTTGCTGATAGATTTGAATACTGCCGCATCCTATCAGGCTTTGCAATTAAGTATGGAGACAACGGTTGTCACCTTATTCCTTACCGTTTTACTGGGTACGCCGATTGCGTATTGGCTCTCAAAATCACAGTTTCGCGGGCGGAATCTGTTGCGCGTGGCTGTGCAAATGCCGATTGTAAGTCCGCCTGCTGTCGCCGGTGTCGGTTTGCTGCTCGTATTCGGCCGCATGGGGCTGCTTGGCCATACGCTTACAATCCTTGGTCTTTCCCTTTCGTTTAATACAGCAGCGGTTGTGCTGGCGCAAGTGTTTATCAGCATTCCATTTTACATCAGTGCCGGCATGCAGGCATTTGAGGCGATCAATGACCAACTCGTCGCCGTTTCCCGAACACTGGGCGTGTCCAAATGGAATACATTCTGCCGGGTCACGCTGCCGATCGCTTCACCGGGGCTGTTGTCTGGTGTGGCACTCAGTTGGGGCAGGGCTCTGGGGGAGTTCGGCGCGACCATGATGTTTGCCGGAAACCTGCCAGGCAAGACTCAGACCCTGCCGCTTGCCATCTATACTGCCATGCAATCCAACATGAACGCGGCAATTGCCATGTCAGCGCTCTTGCTCATCGTTTCATTCGTATTGTTGCTGTCGGTATTCCTGATCGGCAGAACGCAGCAGTCCAATCGAATCATGCGAAAAGAGGTGAGGCAGAACGATGCTGTCCTGCAAATTAAAAAAACAGTTGCGTGA
- the modA gene encoding molybdate ABC transporter substrate-binding protein, producing MLSCKLKKQLRDFTLDIQIELQRKTLVLIGHSGCGKTTTLQMLAGLANPEQGYIKLDGAVLFENGTNVNIPVERRKIGYVFQNYALFPHLSVADNIAYGIQYLPQAEQAARVNEMLELMQLTPLADEKPGVLSGGQEQRVALARALVTRPQLLLLDEPLSALDVSTRGHVRTELKSLLDTLSIPCIVVTHDYEDARVLGDEIAVMDRGLVVQKGMPQDINRMPANRFVAQFTGTNLVTEGSGAIDRGVERLRQISFDPWHVTISRTLRNSQYEWSGKIDDKAVLGGFIRFSINGGVPLIADLTIDEGQVMDYQIGDEVFVQVDEANIRRYVVDLPREIAAAEIRHTQKSEKSFRQKKGSRADAAGNLSPMLWRPKSKWRWFGTPIVAVFGMILAAGTISGFQMYRSSHQATGSNVAKAVNGKNQKLTAFVAANATDPFNTLIQMFAKQHPGISVQPSYAGTQVLQTQLEQGAPDDIFLSANRSHADELVKEGLVKQFYPVSRDHEVIVVPKANPAGIHSLQDLGTKPLKLIIGVPSVPIGQYTRQIFKNGNETYGAGFSAAAMGHVVSMETNVKQILEKVALGEGDAGIVYVTDVTPEFTSRLRIISIPKPYNVIATNYVGIPKNSQYPQLAKDFLALMRSPEGQGVFRQFGYDPLSSGGSAK from the coding sequence ATGCTGTCCTGCAAATTAAAAAAACAGTTGCGTGATTTTACGCTCGACATTCAGATCGAACTGCAAAGAAAAACCCTTGTTCTGATCGGACACTCAGGCTGTGGAAAGACCACCACATTGCAGATGTTGGCAGGTCTCGCAAATCCGGAACAAGGGTACATAAAGCTGGATGGCGCGGTGCTGTTTGAAAACGGAACAAATGTGAATATACCGGTGGAAAGGCGAAAGATCGGTTATGTGTTTCAGAACTATGCATTGTTTCCGCACCTGAGTGTAGCAGATAACATTGCTTACGGGATTCAATATCTGCCACAGGCGGAGCAAGCAGCAAGGGTAAACGAGATGCTGGAGCTGATGCAGCTGACTCCACTTGCGGATGAAAAGCCCGGAGTGTTGTCAGGCGGTCAAGAGCAGCGGGTGGCATTGGCCCGTGCACTTGTGACACGCCCGCAACTGTTGCTGTTGGATGAGCCGCTTTCTGCCCTGGATGTATCGACACGGGGGCATGTACGTACAGAACTGAAAAGTTTGCTTGACACGTTGTCCATCCCCTGTATCGTTGTGACACATGACTATGAGGATGCTCGTGTGCTGGGGGATGAGATTGCCGTTATGGATCGGGGATTGGTCGTCCAGAAAGGGATGCCGCAAGACATCAACCGCATGCCTGCCAATCGCTTTGTCGCCCAATTTACCGGCACAAATCTGGTCACGGAAGGAAGTGGCGCCATCGATCGTGGAGTAGAACGGCTCCGGCAGATTTCATTTGATCCTTGGCATGTCACGATCTCCCGGACATTGCGAAACTCTCAATATGAGTGGTCTGGCAAAATCGACGATAAGGCGGTTCTTGGCGGATTTATTCGCTTTTCCATCAATGGTGGTGTGCCATTGATTGCCGATTTGACAATCGATGAAGGACAAGTGATGGACTATCAAATCGGCGATGAGGTATTTGTCCAAGTCGACGAGGCGAATATCCGCCGCTATGTCGTTGATTTGCCCCGTGAAATTGCCGCAGCAGAAATAAGACATACGCAAAAGAGCGAAAAATCGTTCCGGCAAAAGAAAGGGAGCAGGGCGGATGCTGCGGGAAACCTATCGCCCATGCTTTGGCGGCCAAAGTCAAAATGGCGCTGGTTTGGCACACCGATTGTTGCTGTCTTCGGGATGATCTTGGCTGCAGGTACGATTTCCGGTTTTCAAATGTATCGCTCGTCACATCAAGCAACTGGATCGAATGTGGCAAAAGCTGTGAATGGCAAGAATCAGAAACTGACGGCGTTCGTCGCTGCAAACGCGACAGATCCATTTAATACCTTGATTCAGATGTTTGCGAAACAACACCCCGGCATTTCCGTGCAGCCGAGCTATGCAGGTACGCAAGTGCTGCAGACACAATTGGAACAGGGAGCGCCTGACGATATCTTTCTGTCGGCGAATCGGTCACATGCGGATGAACTTGTCAAAGAAGGCCTTGTCAAACAATTTTACCCCGTTTCGCGGGATCATGAAGTAATCGTCGTGCCAAAAGCCAACCCGGCAGGCATTCATTCCTTGCAAGATCTTGGAACGAAGCCGCTCAAACTGATTATCGGCGTTCCAAGTGTACCGATTGGCCAATACACGCGGCAGATCTTTAAGAACGGAAATGAAACATACGGTGCCGGATTTTCTGCGGCGGCGATGGGACATGTGGTTTCGATGGAGACAAATGTAAAACAGATTTTGGAGAAAGTAGCGTTAGGGGAAGGAGATGCAGGCATCGTGTATGTGACTGACGTAACACCGGAATTTACAAGTCGGCTGCGCATCATTTCGATTCCCAAGCCATACAACGTGATTGCAACGAACTATGTGGGTATACCAAAAAACTCGCAATACCCACAGTTGGCAAAGGATTTCCTGGCTTTGATGCGTTCGCCGGAGGGTCAAGGGGTCTTCCGCCAATTCGGATATGATCCGCTTTCGTCAGGAGGTTCTGCAAAATGA
- a CDS encoding 4Fe-4S dicluster domain-containing protein, with the protein MTADQPNGQRVMLIDLDSCSGCHACQVACKAEHRAPLGQFRTRVQVVEHGQFPAVNRRFVPTLCQHCEDAPCIPACPVEAIERMEDGIVRIQEEICIGSGDCVSACPYGAIYFDDQDGQAHKCDFCQDRLADGDDPACVATCPTDALHFGFDTSPEIQAKLAAGEYAGQWELNGTRPHIWYKGLDEKTAAKLQRTNAGR; encoded by the coding sequence ATGACAGCCGATCAGCCAAATGGACAGCGCGTCATGCTTATCGATCTCGATAGCTGCAGTGGTTGCCACGCCTGTCAGGTCGCTTGCAAAGCAGAGCATCGGGCACCTTTGGGACAGTTTCGGACACGCGTGCAGGTCGTGGAGCATGGGCAATTTCCCGCTGTGAATCGGCGATTTGTGCCGACACTGTGCCAGCATTGCGAGGATGCGCCGTGTATTCCTGCCTGCCCGGTTGAAGCTATCGAGCGGATGGAGGACGGAATCGTCAGAATTCAGGAGGAAATCTGTATTGGCAGCGGGGATTGTGTATCCGCCTGTCCGTATGGTGCCATCTATTTTGATGACCAGGATGGGCAAGCACATAAATGTGATTTTTGCCAGGATCGACTCGCAGATGGGGATGACCCTGCCTGTGTGGCTACATGTCCGACAGATGCATTGCATTTTGGCTTTGACACGAGTCCCGAGATTCAGGCAAAACTGGCAGCGGGCGAATATGCCGGACAGTGGGAACTCAATGGGACGCGGCCGCACATCTGGTATAAAGGATTGGATGAAAAAACTGCCGCGAAATTGCAGCGGACAAATGCAGGGAGATGA
- a CDS encoding molybdopterin-containing oxidoreductase family protein produces the protein MAERIPTMCLNCSTVCGMIAKVENGRILKLEGNPHDPNSRGKLCAKGQAAINMVEDPDRLLYPLRRVGQRGSGQWERISWDAAIAEISARLRRLRAEGRQTELMLQYGRDRTNGFLDRFADAFGTPNKLGHRGLCSLNKRMAIRASIGDTDWDTADFAESRYILNFGSNFYEAHQGHVGMLQRFAEAKRHGARMVTFDVRLSNTAAQSDEWIPIFPGTDGLVALAIGHVILRDDLQNTAFIHDWTNAPLEEWRAHYLRYTPEWAERESGVPANTIERIAHEFAAAAPCAATVSNRGTHAHRNGFYNEWAVVCLNALVGSIGERGGWGYIPGDVNKSAPQPSPLPPKPKSKTELSHPSEFPLVNELYPRAVSSTIYPYLAFGRANIDTMISYYVNAPMSWPEGPTFVRDVLLDEEIVPFHVAIDAFPSETVEVADIVLPDATFLEKWDLDARNSYDFRPYVGLRQPVVNPPGECKDIRDILIAIGKAVDEEMARFFPYENAEEFIREWAKAVPGGLDELKKTGVWVDENQPRHFRPYLQETGHRIGDPGIEVLKNGLVQLRENGTASAKVVGKLWRGKIVRGFATPDKRFQFKMPRLQQENLENDSEQNKEAYMYPSYVPIRAHSSLGENEYILTTFKWNVHTQSRTANQIWLTEIVGDNPCWIHPLTAVKFRIRHGETFCLKTLKTGSINSPTATASLHVTAHVTECIHPRALAISASFGHWKYGRTARGRGFNPNILIEANMDPIGGGQAWNDTVVRIESLQLEETLV, from the coding sequence ATGGCGGAACGTATTCCGACGATGTGTTTAAACTGCAGCACAGTATGCGGAATGATTGCAAAAGTGGAAAACGGGCGCATTTTAAAGTTGGAAGGCAATCCTCACGATCCGAACTCGCGGGGGAAACTTTGTGCAAAAGGGCAAGCGGCGATCAATATGGTGGAAGATCCGGATCGGCTGCTCTATCCGCTGCGGCGTGTAGGCCAAAGAGGCAGCGGGCAGTGGGAGCGAATCTCGTGGGATGCAGCGATTGCTGAAATTTCCGCGCGGCTTCGGCGTTTGCGGGCAGAAGGCCGGCAAACGGAGCTCATGCTGCAATATGGACGGGATCGGACCAACGGCTTTCTCGATCGCTTTGCCGACGCTTTTGGCACGCCCAATAAGTTGGGACATCGCGGACTTTGTTCCCTGAATAAACGCATGGCAATTCGAGCGAGTATCGGCGATACCGATTGGGACACAGCCGATTTTGCAGAATCTCGCTATATTCTCAATTTCGGCAGCAATTTTTATGAAGCACACCAAGGTCATGTAGGCATGCTCCAGCGCTTTGCCGAGGCGAAGCGTCATGGCGCCCGTATGGTCACATTTGATGTGCGCCTGTCCAATACTGCCGCCCAGTCGGATGAATGGATCCCCATTTTCCCGGGGACAGACGGCCTTGTGGCGCTGGCGATCGGCCATGTGATCCTGCGCGACGATTTACAGAATACGGCATTCATTCATGACTGGACAAATGCACCGCTGGAGGAATGGCGTGCACATTATCTGCGTTACACACCGGAATGGGCGGAACGGGAAAGCGGAGTTCCAGCGAATACCATTGAACGGATCGCACACGAATTTGCCGCTGCTGCTCCCTGTGCTGCGACAGTGTCCAATCGCGGAACACATGCACATCGCAATGGCTTTTACAATGAATGGGCCGTTGTCTGTCTGAATGCGTTGGTCGGCAGCATTGGAGAGCGGGGAGGATGGGGATATATTCCGGGGGATGTCAACAAATCTGCGCCACAGCCAAGCCCCTTGCCACCGAAACCAAAAAGCAAAACGGAACTTTCCCATCCATCAGAGTTTCCGCTGGTAAACGAGTTATATCCACGCGCCGTTTCCAGTACGATTTATCCGTATCTGGCTTTTGGCCGCGCCAACATTGACACGATGATTTCCTATTACGTAAATGCGCCGATGAGTTGGCCGGAAGGACCTACATTTGTCCGCGACGTGCTCCTGGACGAGGAGATTGTCCCGTTTCACGTTGCCATTGACGCGTTTCCCAGTGAAACTGTCGAAGTGGCGGATATTGTGTTGCCAGATGCTACGTTTCTCGAAAAGTGGGATTTGGATGCCCGCAATTCCTACGATTTTCGCCCGTATGTCGGACTGCGCCAGCCTGTTGTCAATCCTCCCGGCGAATGCAAGGATATCCGGGATATTCTGATCGCGATCGGAAAAGCTGTTGACGAGGAAATGGCTCGGTTTTTTCCATATGAGAACGCGGAGGAATTCATCCGTGAGTGGGCGAAAGCTGTGCCGGGCGGACTGGATGAATTGAAAAAAACGGGTGTATGGGTCGATGAAAATCAGCCGCGGCACTTTCGTCCATATCTGCAGGAGACAGGGCATCGAATTGGCGACCCGGGAATTGAAGTATTGAAAAACGGTCTCGTGCAGTTGCGGGAAAACGGTACGGCGTCGGCAAAAGTGGTTGGAAAGCTCTGGCGCGGGAAGATTGTCCGCGGATTTGCAACCCCGGACAAGAGGTTTCAATTCAAAATGCCGAGACTGCAACAAGAAAACCTGGAAAATGATTCAGAACAAAATAAGGAAGCGTACATGTACCCATCGTATGTACCGATTCGCGCACATTCCTCTCTCGGGGAAAATGAGTATATACTGACCACTTTCAAATGGAATGTGCACACACAGTCCCGCACAGCCAATCAAATTTGGCTGACGGAGATCGTCGGCGACAATCCGTGCTGGATTCATCCGCTAACGGCTGTAAAGTTTCGGATTCGACACGGCGAGACGTTTTGCCTGAAAACCTTGAAAACCGGGTCGATCAACAGCCCGACAGCAACCGCAAGTCTACACGTCACCGCACATGTAACGGAATGCATTCATCCGCGCGCGCTGGCTATTTCGGCGAGTTTCGGACACTGGAAATACGGCCGCACCGCCCGTGGAAGAGGTTTCAACCCGAACATTTTGATCGAAGCGAATATGGACCCGATCGGCGGCGGGCAAGCGTGGAACGATACGGTTGTCAGAATTGAGTCTTTGCAGCTTGAAGAAACGCTTGTATGA
- a CDS encoding selenium metabolism-associated LysR family transcriptional regulator has translation MDIKYLETFLKVCDLGSFTAAADALNMSQPGVSKQIQRLQADLGVTLLRREENGIKLTEAGRKVYASGKTILAEWNALSDSCRNMGDTLSGLLRIGASTIPAKHLLPNVITNFHTTYPLVELSVYVADSKQVLEQLYRGSVEIACVGAKPEHPDVYSLQLASDRLVVIANRHKSPDRNWTDDPFILRETGSGTRIASEQALSSMGVMLDKVKCAAEVSDTGLMIRLVEAGMGLAIVSNLDVDSAVQEGRLSVIHEFPYQRHFYLACMRDASHHAVIQAFLQAAKTQF, from the coding sequence TTGGACATTAAGTATCTGGAAACGTTTCTCAAAGTTTGCGATCTCGGAAGTTTCACTGCTGCAGCAGATGCGTTGAACATGAGTCAGCCTGGCGTAAGCAAGCAAATACAGCGCCTGCAGGCCGACCTCGGCGTAACGCTGCTGCGCCGGGAGGAAAATGGGATCAAGCTGACAGAAGCCGGCCGTAAAGTATACGCAAGCGGCAAGACCATCCTGGCGGAATGGAATGCACTGTCGGACTCATGCCGCAACATGGGCGACACCCTCTCAGGCCTTTTGCGCATCGGTGCCAGCACCATTCCGGCAAAACATCTGCTGCCAAATGTCATAACGAATTTCCACACAACGTATCCGCTTGTGGAGCTATCCGTCTACGTGGCCGATTCCAAACAGGTACTGGAACAGTTGTATCGCGGCTCTGTCGAGATCGCCTGTGTTGGTGCAAAACCGGAACATCCGGACGTTTACAGTCTTCAGTTGGCATCCGATCGATTGGTCGTGATCGCCAATCGTCACAAATCGCCAGACCGCAACTGGACAGATGACCCGTTTATCCTCCGGGAAACGGGATCCGGCACGCGCATCGCCTCGGAGCAAGCGCTGTCCAGCATGGGTGTGATGCTGGACAAGGTCAAATGTGCGGCTGAGGTCAGTGACACCGGGTTGATGATCCGGCTTGTGGAGGCTGGCATGGGGCTTGCGATCGTCTCCAATCTCGATGTGGACAGTGCCGTTCAGGAAGGGCGCTTATCTGTCATTCATGAATTTCCATATCAACGGCACTTCTATTTGGCTTGCATGCGCGACGCGTCCCATCATGCTGTCATACAAGCGTTTCTTCAAGCTGCAAAGACTCAATTCTGA
- a CDS encoding patatin-like phospholipase family protein — translation MARIGLALGGGGIVGSAHIGVLSALEEAGIQIDCIAGCSAGAIVAALYAYGYSPKEMMQIVPKISKRYLDYDSSTFLKKLINRNTQVLGLVKGKKLRNLIAELTNGAKIADVKMPIALLGVDLKQARQVIFTAQSLANCREEDTISDIALADAVQASFSIPVLFKPVIYKERVLVDGGLMNNCPIATAKSMGADKVIAVDLIFAEPTSKPFSSLLSILMRTISINLFVQEKQLMRDADLVLRPELHSIGLLDFTKMQTCMEAGYECARQQMKEIKEIIAN, via the coding sequence ATGGCACGAATCGGATTGGCGCTTGGTGGCGGAGGTATTGTTGGCAGTGCCCATATAGGTGTTTTATCTGCATTGGAAGAGGCTGGCATACAAATTGATTGTATAGCCGGATGCAGCGCCGGTGCCATTGTAGCAGCTTTATATGCATATGGATATTCGCCAAAAGAGATGATGCAAATTGTCCCCAAAATCTCGAAGCGCTATTTGGACTATGATAGTTCGACATTTCTAAAAAAGCTGATCAATCGCAATACGCAAGTGCTTGGTCTTGTAAAAGGCAAGAAATTAAGAAATCTCATTGCAGAACTGACGAACGGAGCGAAGATTGCCGATGTAAAAATGCCGATCGCTTTATTGGGCGTTGATTTGAAACAAGCCCGGCAAGTGATTTTTACCGCACAATCGCTTGCGAATTGTCGCGAGGAAGACACGATTTCCGATATTGCACTGGCAGATGCGGTTCAGGCCAGTTTTTCAATACCGGTTTTGTTTAAGCCCGTCATTTATAAAGAAAGAGTGCTGGTGGACGGCGGACTTATGAACAACTGTCCGATTGCCACGGCAAAATCCATGGGGGCGGATAAAGTCATTGCGGTCGATCTCATATTCGCAGAACCTACATCAAAGCCGTTTTCTTCACTCTTGTCCATTTTGATGAGGACGATCAGCATCAACCTATTTGTACAAGAAAAACAACTTATGCGAGACGCAGATCTCGTTTTGCGGCCAGAACTTCATTCCATTGGTTTATTAGATTTTACCAAAATGCAAACATGCATGGAAGCAGGATACGAATGCGCCCGGCAACAGATGAAAGAAATTAAAGAAATCATCGCAAATTAA